The following coding sequences lie in one Desulfovibrio legallii genomic window:
- the phoU gene encoding phosphate signaling complex protein PhoU: protein MQQEINYLQQLLATLRTRLLVMAASVGIALEEAGKALAANDPGRATAVMENDAAIDALENEIDEMALQLLARTQPVAGDLRFVVSALRMVVDLERIGDEAVSVAEQAVLMQDTPGCAVIPQVLPMFQRAREAYEQAVRIFRENRADEALQCIHGDGEALQCEVRIIQGIMERLSDPTSGLKPPLAMHIILITRSLTRIWRRSINIAEHVYFISQGESLKHNKLEDKTAPPAALADGMEEDIATATEDPTTANPAEV, encoded by the coding sequence ATGCAACAGGAAATCAACTACTTGCAGCAACTGCTCGCCACTCTGCGCACCCGTCTGTTGGTCATGGCCGCCAGCGTGGGCATCGCGCTGGAAGAAGCGGGCAAAGCCCTGGCCGCCAACGACCCTGGCAGGGCCACGGCAGTTATGGAAAACGACGCGGCCATCGATGCCCTGGAAAACGAAATTGATGAAATGGCCCTGCAGCTGCTGGCCCGCACCCAGCCCGTGGCCGGCGATCTGCGCTTTGTGGTCAGCGCCCTGCGCATGGTGGTGGACCTGGAGCGCATCGGCGACGAAGCCGTGAGCGTGGCGGAACAGGCCGTGCTTATGCAGGACACGCCGGGCTGCGCCGTGATCCCGCAGGTGCTGCCCATGTTTCAGCGCGCCCGCGAGGCCTATGAACAGGCCGTGCGCATTTTTCGTGAAAACCGCGCCGACGAGGCCCTGCAGTGCATCCACGGCGATGGCGAAGCTCTGCAGTGCGAGGTGCGCATCATCCAGGGCATTATGGAGCGGCTTTCGGATCCGACCTCTGGCCTCAAGCCGCCTTTGGCCATGCACATCATCCTCATCACCCGCTCCCTCACGCGCATCTGGCGGCGCTCCATCAATATTGCGGAGCACGTCTACTTCATCAGCCAGGGCGAGAGCCTCAAACACAACAAGCTCGAAGACAAAACCGCCCCTCCTGCGGCTTTGGCGGACGGGATGGAAGAAGACATTGCCACAGCGACAGAGGATCCGACGACGGCAAATCCTGCGGAGGTCTAA
- the pstB gene encoding phosphate ABC transporter ATP-binding protein PstB codes for MKEALLTRKVSVFYGQNKALHEVSLEFPPSRVTALIGPSGCGKSTFLRCLNRMNDLVPGARVEGEILLDGQDVNRPDTDVVSLRCKVGMVFQKPNPFPKTIYENVAYGLRVNGLRDESLIAEKVELSLRRAAIFDEVKDRLQAPALGLSGGQQQRLCIARALAVEPEVLLMDEPASALDPIATQKIEESIRELRQSLCIIIVTHNMQQAARVSDYTAFFYMGKLIEHNTTDSMFTRPAKKQTEDYITGRFG; via the coding sequence ATGAAGGAAGCACTGCTGACGCGCAAGGTCAGTGTTTTTTACGGGCAGAACAAAGCCCTGCACGAGGTCAGTCTGGAGTTCCCCCCCAGCCGGGTCACGGCCCTCATCGGGCCTTCCGGCTGCGGCAAATCCACCTTTCTGCGCTGTCTTAACCGCATGAACGACCTGGTGCCCGGCGCGCGCGTGGAAGGCGAAATCCTGCTGGACGGGCAAGACGTGAATCGCCCGGACACAGACGTAGTTTCCCTGCGCTGTAAGGTGGGTATGGTCTTTCAGAAGCCCAACCCCTTCCCCAAAACTATTTATGAAAACGTGGCCTACGGCCTGCGCGTCAACGGCCTGCGCGACGAAAGCCTCATTGCCGAAAAGGTGGAGCTTTCCCTGCGCCGGGCAGCCATCTTTGACGAAGTGAAGGACCGCCTGCAGGCCCCGGCCCTGGGGCTTTCCGGCGGGCAGCAGCAGCGTTTGTGCATTGCCCGCGCCCTGGCTGTGGAGCCGGAGGTGCTGCTTATGGACGAACCCGCCAGCGCCCTGGACCCCATTGCCACCCAAAAGATAGAAGAAAGTATCCGCGAGCTGCGGCAATCCCTGTGCATTATCATCGTCACCCACAATATGCAGCAGGCGGCCCGCGTTTCTGACTACACGGCCTTTTTCTACATGGGCAAACTCATTGAACACAATACCACGGACAGCATGTTCACCCGGCCGGCCAAAAAGCAGACCGAGGATTACATTACCGGCCGCTTCGGTTAG
- a CDS encoding HAMP domain-containing sensor histidine kinase, translating to MLSFRTRIFGGMLAVALVVAGIAVFTGRSWFEEGQLEAARQRLLRETTLAAALLAQLGPEPASLPQLARILDMPQERLTLTDATGQVLADTSPGAQPVTRLDNHADRPEIHAALMGEPGFALRPSGTLGTDMAYAAVPAATGRVLRVAVPLDHLRQDIAHQASFFTRLGLTALLLSLVLAGVLSGALRRSLDQMVAVVEAISLGHFQRRLRHIPGREFAPLAEAVNRMAENIEEHIRAAAEQTAQLECVLETMSDGVLVLGPRGRIRRCNRALARCFPQAAAAQGAPVVEVIPSPALQEAVDALMAEPEARSDEAESRARRQRYLHLELSSGEVMSVCLSRPSGQEDAHVPTGVGAVAVFHDITELMRLERVRRDFVANVSHELRTPLTAIQGYAETLMNLDLPPQCRRFGEIILKHGLSLSRMVEDLLSLARLEGKGGSLELSPIDPLEALNQATAQCHESLEARRCTVAVNMPQGCRVMASQPHLTQVFRNLLENAARFTPEGGTVRVSAQEAENTVTFRVTDDGPGIPKADLERIFERFYQVERHRGQASTGLGLAICKHIIERHGGHIRAESPAPDGSTALVFTLTPVHGAAHS from the coding sequence ATGCTTTCTTTCAGAACGCGCATTTTTGGCGGCATGCTGGCCGTGGCCCTGGTGGTAGCGGGCATAGCCGTGTTTACGGGCCGTTCGTGGTTTGAGGAGGGCCAGTTGGAGGCCGCGCGGCAGCGCCTGCTGCGTGAAACGACCCTGGCCGCCGCCCTGCTGGCCCAGCTGGGGCCAGAACCGGCAAGTCTGCCCCAACTGGCGCGCATCCTGGACATGCCCCAGGAACGCCTGACCCTCACAGACGCCACGGGGCAGGTGCTGGCCGACACGTCCCCCGGCGCACAGCCGGTGACGCGCCTGGACAACCACGCCGATCGCCCCGAAATCCACGCCGCCCTTATGGGCGAGCCGGGCTTTGCCCTGCGCCCCAGCGGCACCCTGGGCACAGACATGGCCTACGCCGCCGTGCCCGCGGCCACCGGGCGCGTGCTGCGGGTGGCCGTGCCCCTGGACCACCTGCGCCAGGACATCGCCCACCAGGCTTCTTTTTTCACCCGTCTGGGGCTGACGGCCCTGCTGCTTTCACTGGTCCTGGCGGGCGTGCTTTCCGGCGCGCTGCGCCGTTCGCTGGACCAGATGGTGGCGGTGGTGGAGGCCATTTCGCTGGGACATTTTCAGCGTCGACTCCGGCACATCCCCGGCCGGGAATTTGCCCCGCTGGCCGAGGCCGTCAACCGCATGGCCGAGAATATTGAGGAACACATACGCGCCGCCGCAGAGCAGACCGCCCAACTGGAATGCGTGCTGGAAACCATGAGCGACGGCGTGCTGGTACTGGGGCCGCGTGGCCGCATCCGCCGCTGCAACCGCGCCCTGGCCCGATGCTTTCCCCAGGCCGCCGCGGCTCAGGGCGCGCCTGTGGTGGAGGTCATCCCCTCCCCCGCTCTGCAGGAAGCTGTAGACGCCCTTATGGCCGAGCCGGAAGCGCGAAGCGATGAAGCCGAATCCAGGGCCCGCCGGCAACGTTATCTGCACCTGGAGCTGTCTTCGGGCGAAGTCATGTCCGTCTGCCTTTCCCGCCCTTCCGGCCAGGAGGACGCGCACGTGCCCACCGGCGTGGGCGCGGTGGCCGTGTTCCATGATATCACGGAGCTCATGCGCCTGGAGCGCGTGCGCCGCGACTTTGTGGCCAACGTGTCGCACGAGCTGCGCACGCCCCTTACGGCTATCCAGGGCTATGCGGAAACCCTCATGAATCTGGACCTGCCGCCCCAGTGCCGCCGCTTCGGCGAGATCATCCTCAAACACGGCCTGAGCCTTTCGCGCATGGTGGAGGATCTGCTCTCTCTGGCCCGCCTGGAGGGCAAGGGCGGCAGCCTGGAGCTCAGCCCCATTGATCCGCTCGAGGCTCTGAACCAGGCCACGGCCCAGTGTCACGAGAGCCTGGAGGCTAGACGCTGCACGGTAGCGGTGAACATGCCCCAGGGCTGCCGGGTCATGGCCAGCCAGCCCCACCTGACCCAGGTCTTCCGCAACCTGCTGGAAAACGCGGCCCGCTTTACGCCTGAAGGCGGCACTGTGCGCGTGAGCGCGCAGGAAGCGGAAAACACGGTCACCTTTCGCGTGACGGACGACGGGCCGGGCATTCCCAAGGCGGATCTAGAACGGATTTTTGAGCGCTTCTACCAGGTGGAGCGCCACCGGGGCCAGGCCAGCACCGGGCTGGGCCTGGCCATCTGCAAGCACATCATTGAGCGGCACGGCGGCCATATCCGGGCGGAAAGTCCGGCCCCGGACGGCAGCACGGCCCTGGTCTTTACCCTCACACCCGTCCACGGAGCGGCACACTCATGA
- a CDS encoding response regulator, with protein sequence MQQILVVEDEADIRELLRFNLEREGFSVLEAADGPQALDMARRHTPALVLLDVMLPGLDGFEVCRRLGAQTETAHIPILMLTARGEEMDRVVGLSLGADDYVVKPFSVRELMLRVRAVLRRGGRETQSPALERHGIRLRTDAHTAEVEDTPLNLTATEFRLLEDLLRHAGTVRTREQLLNKVWGYSFEGYARTVDTHVRRLRAKLGPAAPLLETVRGVGYRIKE encoded by the coding sequence ATGCAGCAGATACTTGTAGTAGAAGATGAGGCCGACATCCGCGAACTGTTACGCTTCAATCTGGAGCGCGAAGGCTTCAGCGTGCTGGAAGCGGCCGACGGCCCCCAGGCCCTGGACATGGCCCGGCGGCACACGCCCGCGCTGGTCCTGCTGGACGTCATGCTGCCGGGGCTGGACGGCTTTGAAGTCTGCCGGCGGCTGGGCGCGCAGACGGAAACGGCTCACATCCCCATACTCATGCTCACGGCCCGCGGCGAAGAGATGGACCGGGTGGTGGGCCTGAGCCTGGGCGCAGACGATTATGTGGTCAAACCCTTCAGCGTACGCGAGCTTATGCTGCGGGTACGGGCCGTGCTGCGGCGCGGCGGACGCGAAACCCAAAGCCCCGCGCTGGAACGTCACGGCATTCGCCTGCGCACGGACGCCCATACCGCCGAAGTGGAGGATACCCCCCTCAACCTCACGGCCACGGAATTTCGCCTGCTGGAAGACCTGCTGCGCCACGCGGGCACGGTGCGCACCCGCGAGCAACTGCTCAACAAGGTCTGGGGCTACTCCTTTGAAGGCTATGCCCGCACGGTGGATACCCATGTACGCCGTTTGCGCGCCAAACTGGGGCCCGCCGCCCCCCTGCTGGAAACTGTGCGCGGCGTGGGCTACCGGATCAAGGAATAG